Proteins encoded by one window of Hyphomicrobium nitrativorans NL23:
- a CDS encoding peptidoglycan -binding protein, which translates to MAGGRSRRHNSEYGEFWPAYVDVLSTLLLVVMFLMSIFMLSQYFAMQEASGKDTALQRLNRQIAELTNLLSLEKGKSRSAEDELASLQATLSDLKDEHQKLSGFALSGDEKAKTAEGRIQTLTVELDQQKEISNEALAKVDLLNQQMLALRRQIAALNDALEASEKKDQDSQDRIKDLGARLNAALARQVQELQRYRSDFFGRLRELLQDRKDIRVVGDRFVFESEVLFPSGQAMLTAEGFGAMDQLAAAIRDLAKTIPPEIKWALQVDGHTDIRPIASAQFPSNWELSTARAVSVVKYLVQRGVPAENLVAAGHGEFQPLESGVDEDSLRRNRRIELKLTNR; encoded by the coding sequence ATGGCGGGCGGGCGTTCGCGGCGGCACAACAGCGAGTACGGCGAGTTCTGGCCAGCGTATGTGGATGTGCTCTCCACGCTGCTGCTCGTCGTCATGTTCCTCATGTCGATCTTCATGCTGTCGCAGTATTTCGCCATGCAGGAAGCGAGCGGAAAAGACACCGCGCTTCAGCGCCTCAACCGGCAGATCGCGGAACTGACCAATCTGCTCTCGCTCGAAAAGGGCAAGTCGCGCTCGGCCGAGGACGAGCTTGCCTCGTTGCAGGCCACGCTCTCGGATCTCAAGGACGAGCATCAAAAGCTATCGGGCTTTGCGCTCTCAGGCGACGAGAAGGCCAAGACGGCCGAGGGACGCATTCAAACTCTTACCGTCGAACTCGACCAGCAGAAGGAGATCAGCAACGAGGCGCTGGCAAAGGTCGATCTCCTCAATCAACAGATGCTGGCACTGAGGCGGCAGATTGCGGCGCTCAACGATGCGCTCGAAGCCTCCGAGAAGAAGGACCAGGACAGTCAGGACCGGATCAAGGACCTCGGCGCGCGGCTCAACGCGGCACTCGCGCGGCAGGTGCAGGAGTTGCAGCGCTACCGTTCCGACTTCTTCGGGCGGCTGCGCGAACTGTTGCAGGACCGGAAGGACATCCGCGTCGTCGGCGACCGCTTCGTGTTCGAATCCGAGGTGCTGTTTCCGTCCGGCCAGGCGATGCTGACGGCCGAGGGCTTCGGCGCCATGGATCAACTCGCGGCCGCCATTCGCGATCTCGCGAAGACCATTCCGCCCGAGATCAAATGGGCGCTGCAGGTGGACGGCCACACCGACATCCGCCCCATTGCGAGCGCGCAGTTCCCCTCCAACTGGGAGCTTTCGACCGCGCGCGCCGTCTCCGTCGTCAAGTATCTGGTGCAGCGGGGCGTGCCGGCGGAAAACCTCGTCGCGGCGGGCCACGGCGAATTCCAGCCGCTCGAATCCGGGGTCGACGAGGACAGCCTGCGCCGCAACCGGCGCATCGAGCTAAAGCTCACCAACAGATAG
- a CDS encoding cytochrome-c peroxidase: protein MSRLTAALAVGLVVALAAGGGLSFRDATATAGPAASPGRDAVWRTIFARPASAPQSAPSTPAQIALGHDLFHDPRLSGNGSASCATCHQPERAFTDGRPKGQGLDGSTLPRNVPGLYDLAWGTSFFWDGRAPTLAAQARFPILAEDEMAGDFPTILQRLGADADMTSRIAAAFPGSGGVTEEAILAALATYVGSLASPAARFDRWIEGDDGALDAEERQGFALFVGKAGCVSCHGGWRLTDDGFHDIGLAGDDLGRDGRRQFKTPSLREAVHTAPYMHDGSLATLDDVVEHYTGRLIVRPSLAPTVVRDLTLSESEKAALVAFLRTLSSEKTITTP, encoded by the coding sequence ATGAGCCGTCTGACCGCCGCCCTGGCGGTCGGTCTTGTCGTGGCCTTGGCGGCCGGAGGGGGGCTGTCTTTCCGCGACGCGACCGCAACGGCCGGACCCGCCGCAAGCCCAGGCCGCGATGCCGTCTGGCGGACGATCTTTGCGCGGCCGGCATCCGCTCCGCAATCCGCCCCGTCCACGCCAGCGCAGATTGCGCTCGGCCATGACCTGTTCCACGACCCACGCCTGTCCGGGAACGGTTCGGCGTCCTGCGCGACCTGCCACCAACCCGAGCGCGCCTTCACCGACGGCCGGCCGAAGGGGCAGGGCCTGGACGGCAGCACGCTGCCGCGAAACGTACCGGGGCTTTACGATCTGGCGTGGGGGACGTCGTTCTTCTGGGATGGCCGCGCGCCGACACTGGCCGCCCAGGCACGTTTTCCGATCCTGGCTGAAGACGAGATGGCCGGCGATTTCCCGACCATCCTCCAGCGGCTCGGCGCGGACGCGGATATGACCTCGCGCATTGCGGCGGCCTTCCCAGGTTCGGGTGGCGTCACGGAAGAGGCGATCCTGGCCGCGCTCGCAACCTACGTCGGCTCGCTGGCATCGCCCGCCGCCCGCTTCGACCGCTGGATCGAAGGCGACGACGGCGCGCTCGATGCTGAGGAACGCCAGGGCTTCGCCCTCTTCGTCGGAAAAGCGGGTTGCGTGTCGTGCCACGGCGGCTGGCGCTTGACCGACGACGGCTTCCACGACATCGGCCTTGCGGGCGACGATCTCGGACGCGACGGCCGCCGCCAGTTCAAGACACCGTCGCTGCGAGAAGCCGTCCACACCGCGCCGTATATGCACGACGGATCGCTCGCGACGCTGGATGACGTCGTAGAGCATTACACGGGACGCTTGATCGTTCGCCCCTCGCTCGCGCCGACCGTCGTACGCGATCTCACGCTGTCGGAGAGCGAGAAAGCCGCCCTCGTTGCGTTTCTTCGAACGCTTTCCAGCGAAAAAACGATCACGACCCCGTGA